The Sediminispirochaeta smaragdinae DSM 11293 genome has a segment encoding these proteins:
- a CDS encoding Bax inhibitor-1/YccA family protein codes for MAFAREETLRYAEVRERNIIRNVYLWMTAGLALTGVVAMAVSSSRSMIATLVGNPVLFFALIIGELVLVSVLSARINKMSASSATLAFAGYAVLNGITLSIVFLAYTGQTIALAFFTTAATFGGMSLWALTTKRDLSGLGHYLMMGLWGVLIATLINFFLKSPTVYYMISYIGIAVFLGLTAYDTQIIKRWNAAYGNSVDEEGYVKISIMGALKLYLDFINIFLFLLRIFGRRR; via the coding sequence ATGGCTTTTGCAAGAGAAGAAACGCTTCGCTATGCCGAAGTTCGTGAACGAAATATCATTAGGAACGTCTACCTCTGGATGACCGCCGGCCTTGCTCTTACCGGGGTGGTAGCCATGGCCGTTTCGTCAAGCAGGAGTATGATTGCCACCTTGGTCGGTAATCCCGTCCTCTTCTTCGCTCTGATCATCGGCGAGCTGGTTCTTGTCTCGGTCCTTTCGGCCCGAATCAACAAGATGAGCGCTTCGTCTGCAACCTTGGCTTTTGCCGGTTATGCCGTATTGAACGGTATCACCCTTAGTATTGTTTTTCTTGCATATACCGGTCAGACCATCGCTCTTGCCTTTTTTACAACGGCGGCGACCTTCGGAGGGATGAGCCTCTGGGCGTTGACGACAAAGCGAGATCTTTCCGGCCTTGGTCATTACCTGATGATGGGGCTTTGGGGGGTTCTGATTGCGACTCTTATCAATTTCTTTCTCAAGAGCCCTACGGTCTATTATATGATCAGCTACATCGGTATTGCGGTTTTTCTTGGTCTTACGGCCTATGATACGCAGATTATCAAACGCTGGAATGCGGCCTATGGTAATTCCGTCGATGAGGAAGGGTATGTTAAGATTTCGATCATGGGAGCCCTTAAGCTCTATCTTGACTTTATCAACATCTTTCTCTTTTTGTTGAGAATCTTCGGCAGGCGCAGATAG
- a CDS encoding NIL domain-containing protein: protein MIQKKFLLNFSKEVSEQPHIYHLVKDYDLIVNIFRAKITDEAEGFMILEISGEKDALRKGIAYLRDQNVGVGEAEKGVVWDEERCTQCGNCLSHCPTHALRIDNPATMHIIFDAEACIECLACIKNCPYGACTSVF, encoded by the coding sequence ATGATACAAAAAAAATTCCTGCTCAATTTTTCAAAAGAGGTCTCCGAACAGCCGCACATCTACCATTTGGTCAAAGATTACGACCTTATCGTCAACATCTTTCGGGCAAAGATAACCGACGAGGCCGAAGGTTTTATGATCCTGGAAATATCAGGGGAAAAAGATGCCCTGAGGAAAGGCATTGCCTACCTTAGAGATCAGAATGTCGGTGTAGGCGAAGCGGAAAAGGGTGTTGTTTGGGACGAAGAGCGTTGTACTCAATGCGGGAACTGCCTCTCCCACTGCCCGACCCATGCTTTACGGATAGATAATCCAGCCACGATGCATATCATCTTTGATGCCGAGGCCTGTATCGAATGTCTTGCCTGCATAAAGAACTGCCCCTATGGCGCCTGTACTTCGGTCTTCTAA
- a CDS encoding lysophospholipid acyltransferase family protein, translating into MVRTILFITAFWIMMLLSMLFLLPIPFLYLFACVAKRRAYVLTITRAWARILVYSCGIDIEVRGLEHLPEADNLCFVSNHQSYLDIPVIMASVPKIIGFVAKKELRYVPFLSSWMKQIGCIFLDRKNPKQALRLFDLGAEDIRSGHAKLIFPEGTRNKGSGMGPVRAGAMKLPFKAEALIVPITIDGTRRLLEAEGKVRSGKVHLTIHPPMPSKGLGREEQKRLTEEIVGQIASALPQ; encoded by the coding sequence ATGGTACGAACTATCCTATTTATCACCGCTTTTTGGATCATGATGCTTTTGTCCATGCTTTTTCTCTTACCGATTCCCTTTCTCTACCTTTTTGCTTGTGTCGCAAAGCGTCGGGCTTACGTCCTTACCATTACCAGAGCCTGGGCACGCATCCTGGTATACAGCTGCGGAATCGATATAGAGGTACGGGGCTTGGAACATCTTCCGGAAGCGGACAATCTCTGCTTCGTCTCGAACCATCAAAGCTATCTGGACATACCGGTCATCATGGCGTCCGTGCCGAAAATCATTGGGTTTGTGGCAAAGAAAGAACTTCGCTATGTTCCATTTCTCAGTAGTTGGATGAAGCAGATCGGCTGCATTTTTCTCGACAGGAAAAATCCGAAACAGGCACTTCGGCTTTTTGATCTCGGTGCCGAGGATATCCGAAGCGGTCATGCCAAACTGATCTTTCCCGAAGGAACGAGGAACAAAGGATCAGGAATGGGCCCGGTGCGGGCCGGAGCCATGAAGCTTCCCTTCAAGGCCGAGGCACTTATTGTCCCCATCACCATCGACGGAACCAGAAGGCTTCTGGAAGCCGAGGGAAAGGTCAGATCGGGGAAGGTACACCTTACCATCCATCCTCCGATGCCAAGCAAAGGGCTTGGAAGAGAGGAGCAGAAGCGGCTAACCGAAGAAATCGTCGGGCAGATAGCCTCGGCTCTTCCCCAGTAG
- a CDS encoding [Fe-Fe] hydrogenase large subunit C-terminal domain-containing protein, which yields MKPAIYTEQAACQDCYKCVRECPVKAIEVKDGHAVVVQDLCLYCGHCVTVCPVGAKRMREDLPRAKLLLARRESCHISIAPSWVSEFPCSPGQMAAALLALGFRSAGETSIGAEVVSSAIRRSFSDSLSLSTACPAVTELVEKYYPRLASHLSPWKSPMLAHALMLKQRYGDKAGVVFAGPCIAKKQEGDKHEDCVDVVLTFDELRRWFDDAGIDLRSIEPASFDGMASRGGALYPVDGGMIASIKERAQIIDATMISLSGTESIMRSLDDLGEQASGRPLFLEFLACKGGCINGPATDKKRSLVSKRLRVIETAARRSKEGEAASSLAPVGDEKLSKRWQADRGVVRRHFSSEEIESALIRLGKERKEDRLNCGGCGYHTCADFAAAWIEGKAEKAMCVASMRRIAQKKMNAIIKAIPLGVVIVDDEMNVVECNRKFLEFFSDFPPEEIDEVIIDNMVGRPAARFLPETEGIRRIQGGERELVEKRLEYRGRIMKVLIFIIERDRFTGVLFEDVTSLTKRRDTVIKNAEAVIAKNLATVQQIAGLLGESAAETEIILSSLIDVFKSSGGGGEGR from the coding sequence ATGAAACCAGCGATTTATACCGAACAGGCGGCCTGCCAGGACTGCTATAAATGTGTGAGAGAGTGTCCTGTCAAGGCTATTGAGGTGAAAGACGGCCATGCCGTGGTTGTACAGGATTTATGTCTCTACTGCGGCCATTGTGTGACGGTTTGTCCCGTCGGGGCGAAACGGATGCGGGAGGATCTGCCACGGGCAAAACTCCTTCTTGCCCGTAGGGAATCCTGCCACATCTCCATAGCCCCAAGCTGGGTTTCCGAATTTCCCTGCTCTCCCGGCCAAATGGCAGCCGCCCTCCTTGCCCTCGGCTTTCGCTCCGCCGGGGAGACCAGTATCGGGGCAGAGGTCGTTTCGTCTGCCATTCGTCGTTCGTTTTCCGATTCCCTTTCGCTCTCTACCGCCTGCCCCGCCGTAACCGAACTGGTGGAAAAGTACTATCCCCGGTTGGCTTCCCATCTTTCTCCCTGGAAGAGCCCAATGCTTGCCCATGCATTGATGCTGAAACAGCGCTACGGCGATAAGGCCGGTGTCGTCTTTGCCGGTCCCTGCATTGCAAAGAAGCAGGAGGGAGATAAACATGAGGATTGTGTGGATGTAGTACTTACCTTCGACGAGCTTCGAAGATGGTTTGACGATGCAGGAATCGACCTTCGAAGTATTGAACCCGCCTCCTTCGATGGAATGGCTTCCCGAGGCGGGGCCCTCTACCCCGTGGATGGCGGTATGATCGCTTCCATAAAAGAGAGGGCACAGATCATCGATGCCACGATGATCTCCCTTTCCGGCACGGAGTCGATCATGCGAAGCCTTGATGATCTTGGGGAACAAGCCTCCGGCAGACCCCTTTTCCTTGAGTTCCTTGCATGCAAGGGGGGCTGTATCAATGGTCCTGCAACCGACAAGAAGCGGAGCCTTGTTTCCAAACGGCTTCGGGTCATAGAGACCGCCGCCCGAAGAAGCAAGGAGGGGGAGGCTGCATCAAGCTTGGCGCCTGTCGGAGATGAGAAGCTTTCCAAGCGGTGGCAAGCCGATCGGGGCGTTGTTCGCCGACACTTTTCTTCCGAGGAGATTGAATCGGCCCTTATTCGTTTGGGAAAAGAGCGTAAAGAGGATCGCCTCAACTGTGGGGGCTGCGGTTACCACACCTGTGCCGATTTTGCCGCAGCCTGGATAGAAGGAAAGGCAGAAAAGGCGATGTGTGTCGCTTCGATGCGCCGGATTGCCCAAAAAAAGATGAACGCCATCATAAAGGCGATTCCCCTGGGGGTTGTCATCGTCGATGACGAGATGAACGTGGTCGAGTGTAATCGAAAGTTTCTCGAATTCTTTTCCGACTTTCCCCCCGAGGAGATCGATGAGGTCATTATCGACAACATGGTCGGCAGGCCCGCTGCCCGTTTCCTTCCCGAGACAGAGGGAATCAGGCGAATTCAGGGGGGAGAACGGGAACTGGTGGAAAAACGGCTTGAGTATCGGGGGCGGATCATGAAGGTCTTGATATTCATCATCGAACGGGACCGTTTTACCGGGGTCCTTTTTGAGGATGTGACGAGCCTCACCAAACGGAGGGATACAGTGATCAAAAACGCCGAGGCCGTCATCGCGAAGAACCTTGCAACGGTCCAGCAGATCGCAGGCCTCCTCGGTGAAAGCGCCGCCGAGACCGAGATCATCCTTTCCAGCCTTATCGATGTCTTTAAGAGTTCCGGAGGTGGCGGTGAGGGCAGGTAA
- a CDS encoding chromate transporter → MGQPSLKGPGNDQPSRRALSMFFTFFRIGAFTIGGGYAMLPLIEREIVHRQGWVSEEEIVDVFTIVQSVPGTIGINSAIFIGYRLAGFRGAVAAALGMILPSFIIISVLATLLVRFRDVPEVQRAFAGVRAGVTALIFIAALKLGKKVIQGIFPIVVALAAFLALVVFNLHAIAIIASAGLAGVLHYYFLRKEL, encoded by the coding sequence ATGGGACAGCCTTCTCTCAAGGGGCCCGGTAACGACCAGCCGTCGCGCCGGGCCCTTTCTATGTTCTTTACCTTTTTTCGGATCGGAGCGTTTACCATCGGCGGTGGCTATGCCATGCTGCCTTTGATCGAACGGGAGATTGTCCATCGACAGGGTTGGGTAAGCGAGGAAGAGATCGTCGATGTCTTCACGATTGTGCAATCTGTTCCCGGAACGATTGGAATAAATTCGGCGATTTTTATCGGCTATCGCCTTGCCGGCTTTCGGGGGGCGGTCGCTGCTGCCCTGGGCATGATACTTCCCTCCTTTATCATCATCTCAGTTCTTGCGACCCTTCTGGTCCGTTTTCGGGATGTCCCGGAGGTGCAGCGAGCCTTTGCCGGAGTGCGGGCTGGGGTGACAGCCCTGATTTTTATCGCCGCCCTGAAGCTTGGGAAGAAGGTGATACAGGGGATTTTCCCTATTGTTGTCGCTCTTGCCGCTTTTCTTGCCCTCGTGGTTTTTAATCTGCATGCCATCGCCATTATTGCATCGGCCGGCCTTGCCGGTGTGCTGCACTATTACTTCCTGCGCAAGGAGCTGTAG
- a CDS encoding chromate transporter, with the protein MALHFDLLWTFFKIGLFSFGGGYAMIPLMKMEIERHGWLSLQEFADLVAVSQMTPGPIGINAATFIGIRTAGISGAIVSTLGVVLPSFVIIIIIARLLNAFRTNRIVDAVIKGVRPATIGLIATAVLFFAELSIFRGHIGLETIGTWIAGKGGPKLNFALNPGGCIIFVLILILVRRFKLHPILGVILSGILGIFLMG; encoded by the coding sequence ATGGCACTCCATTTTGATTTACTTTGGACCTTTTTCAAAATAGGGCTTTTCAGTTTTGGGGGCGGTTATGCGATGATCCCCCTCATGAAGATGGAAATTGAGCGACACGGCTGGCTTTCCCTCCAGGAATTTGCCGATCTGGTGGCTGTCAGCCAGATGACTCCTGGTCCCATCGGCATTAATGCCGCCACCTTCATCGGCATCAGAACGGCCGGTATCAGTGGTGCTATTGTTTCAACCTTGGGGGTCGTTCTTCCATCGTTTGTGATCATCATTATCATCGCCCGTCTTTTGAATGCCTTCAGAACCAACAGGATCGTTGATGCTGTCATAAAGGGAGTCCGTCCGGCTACCATCGGTTTGATTGCTACGGCGGTCCTGTTTTTTGCCGAGCTTTCCATCTTCCGTGGTCACATCGGCCTTGAAACAATTGGAACATGGATTGCCGGTAAGGGGGGGCCAAAGCTCAATTTTGCCCTCAATCCCGGCGGATGTATCATTTTTGTGCTCATTTTGATTCTTGTGCGCCGTTTCAAGCTTCATCCCATTTTGGGAGTGATCCTTTCGGGGATTCTGGGTATTTTTTTGATGGGCTGA
- a CDS encoding UPF0280 family protein — translation MAPVLRSSKRNFRALSFRGAHYRISDKAFDSARRYLPVLRKELEKYIRHFPDFQRALTPLTVLQTPAPESAIRMHKASLRIGVGPMAAVAGTFAQLAVEKALSEGLEEAIVENGGDVFMKLEHELILALYAGKAPEGFRHLAFRIEAEQTPLAVCSSSSKMGHSLSFGRADLVTVVAPDAAIADAAATWGANGIDSPKELGRRAEEIADLPGVQGVLIILDGTMAMAGKLPPLIRHVDPRLKSRVSKDKESNFPG, via the coding sequence ATGGCGCCTGTACTTCGGTCTTCTAAACGCAATTTTAGGGCCCTTTCCTTTCGAGGGGCCCATTATCGGATAAGCGATAAGGCCTTTGATTCTGCCCGACGCTATCTCCCGGTGCTTCGAAAAGAGCTGGAGAAGTATATCCGCCATTTCCCCGACTTTCAGAGAGCCCTAACCCCGCTTACGGTTCTCCAGACACCGGCGCCGGAATCCGCCATCAGGATGCACAAGGCATCCTTACGCATCGGAGTAGGCCCCATGGCTGCGGTTGCCGGAACCTTCGCGCAACTGGCTGTCGAGAAGGCCTTATCCGAGGGGCTTGAAGAGGCAATCGTGGAAAACGGCGGTGATGTTTTCATGAAACTCGAGCACGAACTTATCCTTGCCCTCTATGCGGGAAAGGCTCCGGAGGGGTTCCGGCATCTGGCATTCCGCATCGAAGCCGAACAAACGCCCTTGGCAGTCTGTTCCTCAAGTTCAAAGATGGGGCATTCACTCAGTTTTGGAAGAGCGGATCTGGTAACGGTAGTGGCCCCCGATGCCGCCATAGCCGATGCGGCGGCAACCTGGGGAGCAAACGGCATCGACTCACCAAAAGAACTGGGGCGCAGAGCGGAAGAGATCGCAGATCTTCCCGGAGTACAAGGGGTACTCATCATTCTTGACGGAACAATGGCCATGGCGGGGAAGCTTCCTCCCCTCATTCGCCATGTTGATCCACGGCTTAAAAGCCGGGTAAGCAAAGACAAAGAGAGCAACTTTCCCGGATAG
- a CDS encoding SpoIIE family protein phosphatase, translating into MRAGNSFIEVDYGQHFKAGERIGGDVFLLSRQKEDGRIVCTLSDGLGSGVKANVLANLTATMAQRFVTQRLDVRTSATIIMNTLPVCAVRKISYSTFSIADITADGRARIIEYDNPPFLYLRGSSLLDPHKQTISLKREGAMKEEQLVLSELNLEVGDRLLFISDGVTQSGMGSPSFPLGWRRGPLIEAVKEIVASQPDIGARELSHAICNRARRNDGFTARDDITCAVVYFRKPRQLLIVTGPPVDPDKDPWMASFFDKFDGKRIISGGSTASLVARELGRQVTVRLHSGCDDVPPASTMEGADLVTEGLITLSKVSLALEKRVDPSSLSPGPVRSYLELLLDSDSVHFLVGTKINEAHQDPNIPVEMELRRTIVRKIEKILEELYLKETEIHFL; encoded by the coding sequence GTGAGGGCAGGTAATTCCTTTATCGAGGTCGACTACGGGCAACATTTCAAGGCAGGAGAGCGAATAGGAGGTGATGTCTTCCTCCTTTCCCGTCAAAAAGAGGACGGAAGGATTGTCTGTACCCTTTCGGACGGTCTCGGCAGCGGGGTGAAAGCAAACGTACTGGCGAACCTGACGGCCACCATGGCGCAGCGATTCGTTACCCAGCGGCTGGATGTGAGAACCAGCGCAACCATTATCATGAACACCCTGCCGGTCTGTGCGGTGCGAAAGATCAGTTATTCGACCTTTTCCATCGCCGATATCACTGCAGACGGAAGGGCGAGAATCATTGAATACGATAATCCCCCATTTCTCTACCTGCGGGGAAGCAGCTTACTCGATCCTCACAAACAGACCATTTCCCTGAAACGGGAGGGGGCCATGAAAGAGGAACAGCTTGTGCTTTCTGAATTGAACCTTGAGGTGGGAGACCGTCTTCTTTTCATAAGCGACGGTGTCACCCAGTCGGGCATGGGAAGCCCTTCTTTCCCTCTGGGCTGGAGGAGAGGGCCTTTGATTGAGGCAGTCAAGGAAATAGTGGCCTCACAACCCGATATCGGCGCACGGGAGCTCTCACATGCCATCTGTAATCGGGCGAGGCGGAACGACGGTTTTACCGCTCGGGACGATATTACCTGCGCCGTCGTCTATTTTCGCAAACCCAGACAGCTTCTGATCGTTACCGGCCCTCCTGTGGACCCGGACAAGGATCCCTGGATGGCCTCTTTTTTCGACAAATTCGATGGGAAACGAATCATAAGCGGAGGGAGTACCGCCTCCCTGGTTGCTCGGGAGCTGGGGCGCCAGGTAACGGTGAGACTTCACAGCGGCTGTGACGACGTGCCCCCCGCCTCCACCATGGAAGGGGCCGATTTGGTGACCGAAGGACTTATCACCTTGAGCAAGGTCTCCCTTGCCCTTGAAAAGCGGGTCGATCCCTCTTCTCTGTCCCCCGGGCCGGTGAGATCCTATCTGGAATTGCTTCTCGACAGCGATTCCGTTCACTTTCTGGTCGGAACGAAAATCAACGAGGCCCATCAGGATCCCAATATACCGGTTGAGATGGAGTTGCGTAGAACCATTGTCAGAAAAATAGAAAAAATCCTTGAAGAGCTCTATCTGAAAGAGACGGAAATCCACTTTTTGTAA